CTGAACTTCCTGATGATGCGGATGCGCCATCACTTAACAAATTCTCGCTAGACGATATGCCAATTATGACATTGAGTATCTCCAGTGAAAAACTAAACTCGAAAGAACTTTACGATCTTTTAGATAAAAAAATTGAGCCTACCTTTTCTCGTGTAAATGGTGTGGCACAAATTGACCTTGTTGGTGGACAAGAAAGAGAAATTCAAGTCAATATTGATGAGAAAAAATTGCAAGGCTACGGACTGTCAATTGGACAAGTTCAGCAGGCTATTTTATCCTCCAATTTGGATTTCCCAACGGGTAATGTTAAAACAAGAACGTCAAAATCTACCATTAGATTAGCGGGTAAATACAAGTCTATTGAAGAAATGAGAAACCTAGTTATCGCGGATAACAATGGTGCTCAGGTTCGTTTGTCAGACATTGCAACTGTATTCGATACAACTCAGGATATAGAAAAATTGGCGCGTTACAACCAACTTTCAACCATATTAATTCAGGTTAAAAAACAATCTGATGCCAATGCGGTAGCGGTTTCGGAGAGTATTCAGAAAACCATGCAGGAAGTGGAAAAAAACTACGCAGCACAAGGTATTAAACTGAATATTGTAAACGACTCAACAGAGTTTACACTAGCTGCAGCCGATCACGTAATCTTCGACTTGTTCTTGGCGATTATCTTGGTAGCAGTGGTGATGTTGTTATTCTTACACTCTATTCGTAACGCATTTATCGTAATGGTAGCCATTCCGATGTCGTTAATTGCAGCTTTCATTGGTATGAACTTAATGGGTTATACCCTAAACTTGATGTCGTTACTAGGGCTTTCGCTCGTGGTTGGTATCTTGGTGGATGACGCGATTGTGGTGTTAGAAAACATTTACCGTCACATGGAGATGGGTAAATCTAAAATTAGAGCCGCTTATGATGGTGCTTCAGAAATTGGATTTACAGTAACAGCAATTACATTGGTAATTGTGGTGGTGTTCTTACCAATTGCGATGAGTACAGGTTTGGTAGCTAACATCTTGGCGCAATTCTGTGTTACGGTAGTTATTGCCACTTTATTATCATTATTGGCTTCATTTACCATTATTCCTTGGTTGTCATCAAGATATGGTAAACTAGAACATTTAACAGGTAAAAACGCTTTCCAAAAATTCATCCTTTGGTTCGAAAAACAATTGGATGTATTCACACACTGGATTTCTGGTATTTTGGAATGGTGTCTTAAAACCACTTTAAGAAGAGTAACTACAGTTATTGTAACATTCTTACTATTACTTTCATCGTTTAGTTTAGTAGGTTTAGGATTTATCGGTGGTGAATTCTTCCCGAAATTGGATAAAGGTGAATTCTTGGTTCAAATGGAATTGCCGAAAGATGCTTCTATTGAAAAAACCAACCAAGTCACTTTGGAAGTTGAAAGATTCTTGAGAGAATATCCAGAAGTGGTAAACATGATTACAACTGTTGGACAACAATCTGGAGGAATGGGTGCCGCTCAATCTACAGCCTATCAATCGGAAGTTCACGTTATATTAACCGACAAGTCTGAAAGATCCGAAAGTACAGATATCTTATCTGCAAAAATTAAAAGAGATCTTGAGGAGAAATTCACAGGAGTAGAATTTAAAACGGCACCAATGGGTATTATGGGGGCGGAAAGAGCGCCAATTGAAATGGTGGTAACCGCTCCAGATGTAGAAACAGCAACTAAAGAAGCGGAAAGAATTTTAGCTTTATTGAAAAAAGTTCCTGGCGCTATTGGTTCCGAACTTTCTACAGATACAGGTAACCCTGAAATCCGTGTGAACATGGATCGTGACAAAATGGCTTCGCTAGGTCTTAACCTTTCTAGTGTTGGGCAAGCGATGCAAACAGCTTTCAATGGTAATACAGATGGTAAATTCCGTGCTGGTGAATACGAATACGATATCAATATTAGATTTGCTGATGAAAGTAGAAAATCTATTGAGGATGTTAGAAATTTAATTTTCATTAATACAAAAGGAGAACAAGTAAGACTTAGTCAATTTGCTGATGTAGAAATGAGTTCTGGACCGAGTTTGTTACAACGTCGTGACAAATCTCCAGCGGTGAAAGTTCAGTCAAAAGTAGTAGGTCGTCCTTCGGGAGATGTTGCTAACGAATGGGCTGCTATGTTCATGGATAATGAGAAAACAAAACCTGCAGGTGTAGATTACATTTGGGGTGGAGATATGGAAAATCAATCCGAAGGTTTCGGTACTTTAGGGATTTCATTATTAGCAGCGATTATCTTGGTATACTTGGTAATGGTTTCTTTATACGACTCGTTTGTATATCCGTTCGTGGTATTATTCTCAATTCCATTGGCGTTAATTGGGGTAATGGTCATCCTTGCCCTAACAGGAAATTCTTTGAATATCTTCACCATGTTGGGTATGATTATGTTGATTGGTCTCGTTGCAAAAAACGCGATTATGATTGTCGATTTTGCTAATATGAGAAAAGCAGCCGGTGCTAACACACACGATGCCTTAATCCAAGCGAACCACGCACGTCTTCGTCCTATTTTGATGACCACCATTGCCATGATTTTTGGTATGATTCCAATTGCATTGGCAAAAGGTGCGGGTGCTGAGATGAACAACGGTCTTGCATGGGTAATTATCGGTGGTTTGACCTCATCGTTATTCCTAACCTTGATTATCGTACCAGTGGTGTATTCATTATTTGATTCGGTACTAAGAAAATTCGGAAAAGAAGAAAAAATCGATTACGAAGCCGAAATGAAAGCCGACTATGAACACAGAGAACTGAGTGATGATGGTTTTACACCAAAACATGTCAATTAAATTTATTAATCAATTATATTTTTAACCTTAGATCCCGCTGGCTTTTGTCAGTGGGATTTTTTATTGAGAAACTGTCGCGAAGTTTTTAATTAAATATGAAACCAAAGATTAAACATAAGCCGTTGTGCATTTTGAAGCAAAAAAAATTCACTGATAATCAGTAGTATTTCATTCTTTTAGTATTATTTATATAAACAAAGTGTCTTTGTTTATCTTTAAAAGGACTTTACTGAACAAAACTTTGTTTTCCATTACGATAATTTAAACACAAAGCAAGACAAGAATTATTCAATACCATAATGAAAATAATTATAAACAAAGGCATTACATATATTCACCAAATACAATGAGTTAAAATGTACAATAGGTTAAACATAATTAAATCTCTAATACCCATCATTTAGATTTCTCATTTCACTTTGTTTCATTCGAAATGGCAATCTTGAGACAAGCTGTTCTAAAGTCTAAAAGCATTAGGTTTTGTCATTCCGACAAAGCTAGTATTATTACTGATATCGGATATTTGTAATAAGCAATCGAATATTATAAATGAGGCATATATAATGTTAATAATATGCAAACACAAAAAAAGCCGATTTCGAAAGAAATCGGCTTCATTTTATTAAAATTAATTTAAATATTAATCTTTAATTACTTTTGTAGTGGATACTGAACCGTCGTTTGATTTAATAGTTACTAAATAAACGCCCTTCTTAAGATCACCTAATTGTAATTCTTCAGCAGCTGCTAAAGTTTTAACTGTTCTTCCTGAAATATCTGAAACAATAATAGAAGATACATTCTTAACATCTGAAAGTTTTAATACATCTTTGAATGGGTTAGGATATACAGATGCTTTCAGTTTGTTAACATCTGATACTGCTAATTCACCATAAGCAATCATATAATCTTCTGCCTGACCATTACCCATTTCGCTACAAGCTGTTGCTAGAGCTGGGTGCATAGTTGTAGAAGCACCTGACATGAAGTTATATTTAACTCTCATTGTTTTGTAACCAGGTGTTACTCCTGCAGGGATTGCAATATTACCATTTAATATAACAGGGTTATTGGTCGTACCTGAAGTTTGTACTTTTGTTGCGATCGTGTTGAAGTAAGATTCTCCAGCATCGTTAAAGTCACCATCGTTATTCCAGTCGATAAATACTGTAGTTGCCCATCCGTTAGCTGCGTTACCATTCGTTACACCTTGTACTTTGATAGGTAAAGTTGTAGCTGAAGTTGGTACAGGGATAACAATATTTCTGAAATCTTCATATGGTGTAACGGATCCTGGTGTAGCAGAAGACGTATTCGTAATACCAGAGAAAGTCATCGAAGAAATCGGGAATACATTCGTTGGTTGATTACTTGTTAATGGTCCACATACACCAACTGTTGCGTTAGTCATAAATGAAATTTCTTGACAACCTGTAGCTTCTCCAACTGGGTTAACAGGCACTACTTTAGCATAATATGTTGTATTAGCCGCCAAAGATACGTTAATAGACGTAGATGAAGCTGAAATAGTCT
This genomic stretch from Chryseobacterium sp. POL2 harbors:
- a CDS encoding efflux RND transporter permease subunit: MKLAEISIKRPTLVIVLFTLLTLGGLLSYSMMGYELIPKFETNMVTISTVYPGASPSEVETSVTRKIEDAVGSLENVKKVEASSYESLSVIMVQLNTGADVDFALNDAQRKVNAILSELPDDADAPSLNKFSLDDMPIMTLSISSEKLNSKELYDLLDKKIEPTFSRVNGVAQIDLVGGQEREIQVNIDEKKLQGYGLSIGQVQQAILSSNLDFPTGNVKTRTSKSTIRLAGKYKSIEEMRNLVIADNNGAQVRLSDIATVFDTTQDIEKLARYNQLSTILIQVKKQSDANAVAVSESIQKTMQEVEKNYAAQGIKLNIVNDSTEFTLAAADHVIFDLFLAIILVAVVMLLFLHSIRNAFIVMVAIPMSLIAAFIGMNLMGYTLNLMSLLGLSLVVGILVDDAIVVLENIYRHMEMGKSKIRAAYDGASEIGFTVTAITLVIVVVFLPIAMSTGLVANILAQFCVTVVIATLLSLLASFTIIPWLSSRYGKLEHLTGKNAFQKFILWFEKQLDVFTHWISGILEWCLKTTLRRVTTVIVTFLLLLSSFSLVGLGFIGGEFFPKLDKGEFLVQMELPKDASIEKTNQVTLEVERFLREYPEVVNMITTVGQQSGGMGAAQSTAYQSEVHVILTDKSERSESTDILSAKIKRDLEEKFTGVEFKTAPMGIMGAERAPIEMVVTAPDVETATKEAERILALLKKVPGAIGSELSTDTGNPEIRVNMDRDKMASLGLNLSSVGQAMQTAFNGNTDGKFRAGEYEYDINIRFADESRKSIEDVRNLIFINTKGEQVRLSQFADVEMSSGPSLLQRRDKSPAVKVQSKVVGRPSGDVANEWAAMFMDNEKTKPAGVDYIWGGDMENQSEGFGTLGISLLAAIILVYLVMVSLYDSFVYPFVVLFSIPLALIGVMVILALTGNSLNIFTMLGMIMLIGLVAKNAIMIVDFANMRKAAGANTHDALIQANHARLRPILMTTIAMIFGMIPIALAKGAGAEMNNGLAWVIIGGLTSSLFLTLIIVPVVYSLFDSVLRKFGKEEKIDYEAEMKADYEHRELSDDGFTPKHVN
- a CDS encoding T9SS type A sorting domain-containing protein translates to MKKILFPCLLALGIGANAQYNFTGTFEDTEDGYYGQFGGGTVTGAAACAGSFGGQLALSPSQASTGWMVQLDATGQISNGMGATLSIKYKKAAGLVGTARLAYFVEDPDSGLWNINYVGDPITLTTDALTSCTTVTATIPSGVLAPDAVNAVGVWVQRTSGTGNFFVDDIKIVQEVATTVPNCTTFISPTAGSTVSSGTNTIKWNASTNTASYKVTVGTTPGGSNIYNETISASSTSINVSLAANTTYYAKVVPVNPVGEATGCQEISFMTNATVGVCGPLTSNQPTNVFPISSMTFSGITNTSSATPGSVTPYEDFRNIVIPVPTSATTLPIKVQGVTNGNAANGWATTVFIDWNNDGDFNDAGESYFNTIATKVQTSGTTNNPVILNGNIAIPAGVTPGYKTMRVKYNFMSGASTTMHPALATACSEMGNGQAEDYMIAYGELAVSDVNKLKASVYPNPFKDVLKLSDVKNVSSIIVSDISGRTVKTLAAAEELQLGDLKKGVYLVTIKSNDGSVSTTKVIKD